In Lactococcus paracarnosus, a genomic segment contains:
- the leuS gene encoding leucine--tRNA ligase, which yields MTFNHQAIEKKWQLFWQDNQTFKTGTDKNKPKFYALDMFPYPSGAGLHVGHPEGYTATDILSRMRRSQGFNVLHPMGWDAFGLPAEQYAMDTGNDPAEFTAENIATFKRQINALGFSYDWEREINTTDPDYYKWTQWIFTKLYEKGLAYEAEVAVNWVEELGTAISNEEVLPDGTSERGGYPVVRKPMRQWMLKITAYAERLLNDLEDVEWPESVKDMQRNWIGKSVGANVDFKIKDTDQSFTVFTTRPDTLFGATYAVLAPEHDLVAQITSGDQSEAVKAYQHQASLKSDLARTDLAKEKTGVWTGAYAVNPVNGREIPIWISDYVLATYGTGAIMAVPAHDQRDWDFAKTFDLPIIPVIEGGDVAEAAYTEDGLHINSDFLDGLDKVSGIAKMVDWLTENNFGQEKVTYRLRDWLFSRQRYWGEPIPIIHWEDGTSTALPESELPLILPKTTDIKPSGNGESPLANLTDWLSVVREDGVKGRRETNTMPQWAGSSWYFLRYIDPKNDQQLADPELLKEWLPVDIYIGGAEHAVLHLLYARFWHKFLFDIGVVPTKEPFQKLYNQGMILGTSYRDSRGALVASDKVEERDGKFYNLENGETLDQGPAKMSKSLKNVINPDDVVDQYGADTLRLYEMFMGPLDASIAWSAEGLEGSRKFLDRVYRLLTEKTITQENDGKLSRVYHETVKFVTEHLDALKFNTAISQLMIFVNAANKQDEIPADYAKGFIQLLAPFAPHLGEELWENLTGETGISYVAWPTFDDSKLVDDEVEIVLQVLGKNKAKLMVPTGSSKADLEKLALENDVIQSLIAGKTVRKVIAVPDKLVNIVAN from the coding sequence ATGACTTTTAATCATCAAGCAATTGAAAAAAAATGGCAATTATTTTGGCAAGATAATCAGACCTTCAAAACAGGGACTGATAAAAATAAACCGAAGTTTTATGCCTTAGATATGTTTCCTTACCCGAGTGGTGCCGGCTTACACGTTGGGCACCCAGAAGGCTATACAGCGACAGATATTTTGAGTCGTATGCGCCGTTCGCAAGGCTTTAATGTTTTACATCCCATGGGATGGGATGCCTTTGGCTTACCCGCGGAACAATATGCTATGGATACAGGAAATGATCCTGCTGAATTTACAGCAGAAAATATCGCGACGTTTAAGCGTCAAATCAATGCACTTGGCTTCTCATATGACTGGGAACGTGAAATTAATACAACTGATCCTGATTATTACAAATGGACACAGTGGATTTTCACAAAACTTTATGAAAAAGGCTTAGCCTATGAAGCAGAAGTTGCAGTAAACTGGGTTGAAGAGCTTGGGACTGCGATTTCAAATGAAGAAGTACTACCTGATGGCACATCAGAACGTGGTGGCTATCCTGTCGTTCGTAAACCGATGCGTCAGTGGATGCTTAAAATCACAGCCTATGCAGAGCGCTTACTCAATGATTTAGAAGACGTAGAATGGCCTGAGTCAGTTAAGGACATGCAACGCAACTGGATTGGTAAATCTGTCGGGGCCAATGTCGATTTCAAAATCAAAGATACAGACCAGTCGTTTACTGTATTTACAACGCGTCCTGATACACTTTTTGGGGCTACCTATGCTGTTTTAGCACCTGAGCATGACTTAGTCGCACAAATTACTAGTGGTGACCAATCAGAGGCTGTAAAAGCCTATCAACATCAAGCTAGTCTCAAGTCTGATCTTGCTAGAACTGACTTAGCCAAAGAAAAAACAGGTGTTTGGACTGGTGCTTATGCTGTTAACCCAGTTAATGGTCGTGAAATTCCAATCTGGATTTCTGACTACGTGCTTGCGACTTATGGCACGGGTGCGATTATGGCCGTTCCAGCCCATGACCAACGTGACTGGGATTTTGCCAAAACGTTTGATCTACCGATTATCCCAGTTATCGAAGGCGGCGATGTCGCAGAAGCAGCCTATACAGAAGATGGCTTGCACATTAATTCTGACTTCTTAGATGGTCTTGATAAAGTAAGTGGTATCGCTAAGATGGTCGACTGGTTGACTGAGAATAACTTTGGTCAAGAAAAAGTGACCTATCGTTTGAGAGACTGGTTGTTCAGTCGCCAACGCTATTGGGGAGAACCTATTCCAATCATTCATTGGGAAGATGGCACATCTACGGCACTTCCAGAATCAGAACTACCACTTATTTTACCTAAAACAACAGATATTAAACCATCTGGTAATGGGGAATCACCACTTGCTAACTTGACTGACTGGTTGTCAGTGGTTAGAGAAGATGGTGTTAAAGGACGTCGTGAGACAAATACGATGCCTCAGTGGGCTGGGTCTAGCTGGTATTTCTTACGATATATCGATCCGAAAAATGACCAACAATTAGCTGATCCTGAGCTCTTAAAAGAGTGGTTACCAGTTGATATTTATATCGGTGGGGCTGAGCATGCGGTGTTACATTTACTTTATGCTCGTTTCTGGCATAAATTCTTGTTTGATATCGGTGTAGTGCCAACCAAAGAACCATTCCAAAAACTCTATAACCAAGGGATGATTTTAGGGACTAGCTATCGCGATAGCCGTGGGGCCCTTGTTGCCTCAGATAAGGTTGAGGAACGTGATGGCAAGTTCTATAACCTAGAAAATGGCGAAACACTTGACCAAGGCCCAGCTAAAATGTCTAAATCCTTGAAAAATGTCATCAATCCAGATGACGTGGTCGATCAGTATGGTGCAGATACCTTGCGTCTCTATGAGATGTTCATGGGGCCGCTAGATGCCAGTATCGCCTGGTCTGCTGAAGGGCTTGAAGGGTCACGTAAATTCTTGGATCGTGTCTATCGTTTATTAACGGAAAAAACGATCACCCAAGAAAATGATGGCAAGTTGAGTCGTGTCTATCATGAGACCGTTAAATTTGTGACAGAGCATTTAGATGCCCTCAAGTTTAATACGGCAATCTCGCAATTGATGATCTTTGTTAATGCTGCTAATAAACAAGATGAGATCCCAGCTGACTATGCCAAAGGCTTTATCCAACTGCTAGCACCCTTTGCACCGCATTTGGGAGAAGAGCTTTGGGAAAATCTGACAGGTGAAACAGGTATTTCTTACGTTGCCTGGCCAACTTTTGACGATAGTAAGCTTGTGGATGATGAAGTAGAAATCGTGCTACAAGTGTTAGGCAAAAATAAGGCAAAATTAATGGTACCAACTGGATCAAGTAAAGCTGACCTTGAAAAATTAGCACTAGAAAATGACGTGATTCAATCCTTAATCGCTGGTAAAACAGTCAGAAAAGTGATCGCTGTACCAGACAAATTAGTTAATATCGTCGCAAACTAA
- a CDS encoding helix-turn-helix domain-containing protein yields the protein MKIAALEKIFPVKKGLSDHPESVIAFTTDGEQYYMNKTDLTSREISLFNTVLFATKEMRFDQLSAGVYRLIQLKSESFDEIAEHLSLIFPTLITVEKQASDYGVAIEKLSSDCLYESEMKQTLATLFQDLGVEGTYYLGMFYDQAVLADRYQLEKSNFEQGLTFSEALIKAGIKQISSHPLSIIKQRLLTDSDAQALIQKLYQNDSNQLQTAKAMFIHRNTLTQKMRKFERQYGLTLTGSDLVLLYSLINIADK from the coding sequence ATGAAAATAGCAGCACTTGAAAAAATATTTCCTGTAAAAAAAGGCCTTAGCGACCATCCAGAATCAGTTATCGCATTTACAACCGACGGTGAGCAGTATTACATGAATAAAACTGACTTGACGTCTCGTGAAATCAGCTTATTTAATACTGTCTTATTTGCAACAAAAGAGATGAGGTTTGATCAGCTCTCTGCAGGTGTTTATCGCCTGATTCAACTTAAATCTGAAAGTTTTGATGAGATTGCTGAGCATCTATCTTTGATTTTCCCAACGCTCATCACGGTTGAGAAACAGGCATCAGACTATGGTGTCGCAATCGAAAAGTTATCATCTGATTGCTTATATGAGTCAGAGATGAAGCAGACACTCGCTACCTTATTTCAAGACTTGGGTGTCGAGGGTACCTATTATCTGGGCATGTTTTATGATCAGGCTGTATTAGCTGATCGTTATCAACTTGAAAAAAGTAATTTTGAACAAGGATTAACGTTCTCAGAAGCCTTGATTAAAGCAGGGATTAAACAAATAAGCAGTCATCCCTTATCGATCATCAAGCAGAGGCTGTTAACGGATTCAGATGCGCAAGCGTTGATCCAAAAACTTTACCAAAATGATAGCAATCAACTCCAAACGGCAAAGGCCATGTTTATTCATCGCAATACCCTAACTCAAAAAATGAGAAAATTTGAAAGACAATACGGGCTAACCTTGACGGGGAGTGACTTGGTCTTACTTTATAGCTTGATTAATATAGCTGATAAGTGA